The following nucleotide sequence is from Candidatus Flexicrinis affinis.
GGTGTATCTGCGTGCGCGGTATCTAGCGCCGGGGCTCGGCACATTCGCCTCGCGCGATCCGTGGCGGGGGAGAGCCGTCAATCGGGGTCGTCCCGGCTAAACAGTGCTACAATCTGAGTCGTCCGCTTTGGATGAGGATCACGTCTATGCAGACTGCACCGCCCAGATCGGCATTTGGTGAAGTGACCGATTTCCTCGCCACCAATCCCACGCCTGAGGAAATTCTCGCCTACACGCTGTCCGATTCGCTCCAAGCGCGTGCGGAAGAACTGCTTGAACTTCATGGTGAAGGGCAGCTGACGCCCGAGCAGCACGACGAGATGATGGACTTGGTTCGGATCGATACCATTCTTCAACTGCTCAAAGCGAAGACGAAACGTAGACTTCAGGCTGCATCTGAATGACGGTACCGCGGGCCGTTCGAGAGCGCGTGCGCGAGCGTGCACGCGGGTGCTGTGAGTATTGCCGCCTTGCAAGTGACAGTGCACCGGTACGCTTCCATGTCGACCACATCATACCTGTAAAGCACGGCGGCACGGATGCCATGGACAATCTGTGCCTCGCTTGCTTCAGTTGCAACGCGTACATACGACACGATCTTGCCGGCTTCGATCCCGACAGAGGTCAAGTCGCACGCCTGTCTGATCCTCGCGCATCACAATGGACTGACCATTTTCGCCTTGAGTTGGATATGCGAATCCTTGGTCTGACGCCTCATGGCCGCGCAACGGTGCGAGTGCTTCAATTCAATCTGCAAGAACGCATTGAGAGTCGACAGGAACTCGCCCTAACCGGCGAGTATCCTTGCTAAGCGCGATCAGCACGCCCGTGACCTCACCTACGCCCTGACCGACGGCAACGGGCTGCTTTACCTGCGCGCGCGGAATCTGGCGCCGGGGCTGGGCACGTTCGCCAGTCGCGATCCGTGGCGGGGGATGGCATCCGCGCGAGGTGATGCTGCCCGGCGCGGCCGACATGCCAAATGGACGCAGCGCTGGTATTATCCCCGGTGTCCTTGCAGACTTCGCCATTAACGGGGGTATCCCATGCGCAAGTTCCTGCCATTGAGCCTCGCTTCCGCGCTCATGCTGCTGACGCTTATCGTCGGCGCCATCCGCGTCGACTCAATCCCTGTGCTCGCACAGGATACGGTGGGGTCGCTCCCCGATCTCTCCGGCGCCAACATCTACTTCTCCGAGACCTATCAGGAGATGAGCCAGTTCGACCGCAGCGACGCCGGCATCTCGCGCTTCGCCGGGTTGCTACGTTTGGCGGGCGCTAACCTCTTCACGCTCGAGTGGCGCAAAGGCATCCCGGACGACGCCGATCTGATCGTGATCGCTAACCCGAGCACCGACATCGCGGCCGACAACGTCGCGCGGCTGTGGACATACCTGCAAAGCGGCGGGCGAGTCCTGCTGCTGGCCGATGCCTTCGACCGCGCTGGCGCCATCACCAAGGCGCTGCCGCCCACGACCTTCTTTCAGCTTGCATGGTCGGACCTCGGCCTGCAGGCCGCCCCGACCGTCATCGTGCGCGAGGACGGCACCGCGCCGCTCGAATTGAGGGAGACCAACGCGCAGGGCGATGTCACTTTCGAGTTCTCCGGCGAAGTACCCGTGCTGGCGATCGATTTCTACACGCGGCGGGTGGATGTCTCGCACCCGATCACCAGCGGGCTGCTGCCGCTGTTGGGTGCAGGCGCCGAGGACGCCACGCCCAATCTGAACAGCCTGTTCTTCATGGGGGCCCGGCCGCTGCAGATCGACGCCTCGATCCAGGACTTCAGCGTGACGCCGCTCGTGCTGTCCGATATCCCCAACATCTACGCCGAGACCAACTACGCGCGCTATGCGACCGCCCGCTATTCCGAATACAACATCGGGTCGGACAGCCAGCGCGGCGACATGATCCTCGCGGCCGCGTATGAAGACGGCGACTCGAGCGGGCGCATGGTCCTGATCGGCGATGGCGATGTCATCCGCAATGGGACCGGGTTTGTGACGGCACCATCGTACAGCGGTGCATTCGTGTATCCGGTAAATGTGCAGTTCGCGCTGCGCAGCGTGTTCTGGCTGCTTGACTCCGAGCAAGCCGTGATCGACCTGCCGACGCCGGGCCCGACGGCGACCGCGACTATCACCCCCAGCCCCACCCCATCGCCGACCCCGACGACGGTGCCGACCGAGACACCGACGGGCGGTTAGCACAAGAGCATCCTCTCCATGAATCGGTCGACGCGGCGACGGTTAGTCAGTCTCGGCGTTGCGCTGCTCCTCGCATGGGTCGGCGCTTATGCGCCTGCCGCTCCAGCGCAGGACAGCGCGGAGGCCGTGCCTGCGCGCGTGCGCACTGTCGGCGTGATCGCCGGTCCGGAGCTGAACAGCGCGTCGCCAGACGATACGGATGAGAACGGCCTCTCGCGTCTGGCAGAGACGATTCGTGAGCTTGGCGGGTCGGTGACGGTGATTCCGGCCAATCGCGAGATTCCGGCGGATGTCGAGCTTGTGCTGCTGATCCGCCCACAGCGCGCGCTCTCGGTCGCGCAGACGGCGCACCTGTGGGACTTCCTGCAGCGCGGCGGGCACTTGCTGCTGGCGCTCGATCCGATCGGGCATAACGGAGGCTCGCCGGAGTCTGCGGCGTCGAGCGGCTTGATCCGGTTGCTTCAAGCCGAGTACGGTATGGGCATCGTCGACAATTTGCTGGTGGAAAGCTGGTTCGGGATCGAAAGTCTCGGCGACGTCGAGACGAGCTGGTCCGACATCCAGACCGAGGACTTGTTTCCGCATGCGATCACCGCGCCACTGATCCAGTTCGACCTGCCCCTTCGATATTGGGGCGCGCGGTCGATGCTGGTCGACGCGCTGACCGGCACTGCCGCAACCGAGCCGCTCATCATCGCCGAACGGCCGTACGGCGAGACGGCCCGTATCAACTTTGGCAGCGGCGACGCTGCTCAGCTCACGCGCAACATCGGCCCCGATACACAGGGCCGGCTGCTGTTCAGTGGGATCGCGACGCACTTTGCGACTGGATCGCGCGTCGCGCTTGTGGGCGACGGCGAGATCTTCCTCAACGTGTTCGGGCAGCGCGCGCGCGCCAGTCAGGACGGCCGGCCGCTGTACATGGGCGACGACCTGTTCGCGCAGCGCCTACTCGCGTGGCTGATGGCGGTTCCCGAAGCGGAGTACCCGGCACTTCCGGACGGGTACACGTGGATCGCGCTCGACGGCGACAGCGCCGATTGGCCGGCGGACTTGCCTGCGCAGGGCGGACCGCCACCCGCGGACTCGGCTTACGCCTTGCAGCAGATCCGCGCCTTCCAGAACGATCAGTTCGTCTACGTATTGCTGGAGACGGGCCAACCTGTCCCACGCGGAACGCTCGTTTACCTGTTTGTCGACGATGCGGACGGGAATCGCCAGTTTTTCAGCGCCGACCCCGGCGGTGTCGTTCAAAGCGGAGACGCGACGATTGCGGATGCGGATGCCAAGGCCGGCGCTGGCGTTGAAATCCGCCTGCCGCGCCGGATTTTCGCCACGACAGACAGCGTAATCGCCCGGGTCTGCGTCGGCGATTTGAGCGGGAGCGCTGTAGAGTGCTTCGAGGAACCGGTGCGACCGGTCAATACCAACGCGTTGGATCCGGTCCCGGTGCGGTTTGGGGCCGGCCCGCAGGCCATCACACAGGTACAGGACACAAACCTGCGCGCGCAGCCGACCACACGCAGCACGTCCTTCACACGGCTGCCCACCCGTACATTGTTCGCCGCGGTCGGCCGCAACACCGCCGGCGATTGGGTGTATGTTCAGAACGGACGCTATGCGGGCTGGATCAACCGGCCGCTGCTGGCGATCAACGCCGACGTCAGCCGTTTGCCCGACCTCGAAGCAGCACCCTAGCCGCGCGCGATCACAGACCGTGCTTGGCGCGGATCTGCTCCAGCAGCACGCGACAACCCGTGTGAATCACTTCGAACGTGTATTCGAAGTCACCATACGGGTACGGATCTTCAACCTCGACATGATCGACCAGGTCACGGTTATAGGCGTCGTGTAGAAACTGCCGGACTTCTGCTTTGGCGCTGGCGGCGTTGCGCAGCAGGAACGCGAGGTTGCGGCGGTCCATCGCAAGGACGTAATCGAACGTGTGCAAGTCCTCGAACAAGACTTGACGCGCGGCGCTGTCGACCGGGATACGGTTGCGTTGGAGCACGTCCTCAACGAGGTCGTAAGCGGGTGCGTCCGGCTCGAACACATTGGTGCCGGCCGAGTCGACGAGGATTCGATCGGAAAGGCCCGCCTCGGCGACGAGGTGACGCATGATGGCTTCCGCCATTGGCGAACGGCAGATGTTCGCGTAGCACACGAAGAGAATTCGGATCATAGGAAATGAAAACGCTTGGCCTGAGACATCAGGCCAAGCGTATAGGTCGAATAGGCTTTCTTCAATCCCTAGGGGGTCGGGAAACCGAATACCTGACAGATCGCGACCGGGATGATCCCCTGACTGCACAGCTGCTGGATCTGGGCGAGTGCGCCGGGGTTGGTGAAGATCAGTTCGATGATTGGCCCGCCGATGCCGGAAGGCGTAATGATGATTGGCGGCGGCACCTCGTAGTTGAACAGGTCGGCCGGCAGCTCTTCGATAATGCCGATATCGTCGAGAACGCTTTGGTCAACCACGGTCGGCTCGCCAATCGAAAGCGGCCCACTGCGTTCATCGTCATCACCCTCGATACCCTTGCTGACAAAATCGGGCCCGTAGCCGACGGTGACCGTGTAGCCCGGGGGGATGATGATCTCTTCCTGCGTGTCCGGGTTGGCGCGGGCAACGCCGTACAGCACGAGGACTTCCATCTGCAAACCAATCGGTTCGCCGGCTTCGAGCGTGCGGACGGCGATCGTCGACTCGATGCGAATCGGCACGTCGTTGATGACGACGTCAACGGGAGTCGCCTCCGGGCCTTGCACGATCACCCACGACGAACGCGGCAGGCACGACCCGGCGTCAATACCGGTGCGGGTATAGAACGATTGCAGGGCGGTCAATTGGCCGTCGTCCATCGCAGGAAGGGCGGCAAGATCGTCAGAATCCACGGCAGAGGCTGCCAACCAGCCCGGCGCCTCGTCGACGATGACGCGCACCCATGCGCCATCCTCGCTGACTGCGTCCGCCAAGACCGCTGCACCTGCCGGGACAGTACCCAGTACCTCGGACTCGTCAGGGACGGTGAACGTCGTCGCGACGCGCAATTCGCCGGCGCCGATCGTCGTCAATGACACCGGTTCCTCCAGCGGCACGAACGCGTCCGCAATCGGCACGCCTGACTCGATCTCGGCGCCACCGAGCCCGACCACGATCACATTGTCCTCAAATCCGCTCGGCAAGCCGGCCTGAAGATGAAGGACGGTAATCCCCCACGTCTCGTCCTCGGTGTTGATGGCGGACGGGCGCAGTGTGATGACATCGGCGGTTTGGATGACGTCGCCCGGTTCGCTGAAAACTTCGTCGTCCTCATTGAGAGGATCGACCAGCACACGCTCGATCTCGTCAAAGGCATAGCAAGCAGTATTCAGGCCACTGCCGCTGCAGTTTACAAGTGTTTGAGTCGCCGCTTCGCGGACGGTCGCGGTGCAGGTGTTGACTTCTTGTGCGTAAATCTGGGAGGGCGCGGCGAAGGCTGCGGCTAATAGAAGGCAGGTAACGGTCATTCTTATGACGCGGCGAAAGTCCATGGTACATCTCCCAGAGTTTGGGGCGATCGAAACGAGCTCCGATAATGCTCAGTAATCTACTGGAATCCATTATAACCGCAGATATGCAAGTTGTCGTTTCCAGAACAACAGTCTTAACAACTTGTCATCAAGTCGGTTCGTCAATCGCCCTCTTTGAGGCGCGTCAACTCACCAGCCCCCCGACCGTTACGGGGTCGGGAAGCCGAACACCTGACAGATCGCCACTGGCAGGATGCCCTGCGCGCACAACTGCGCAACGCCGGCGGCAGCCACCGGATCCTCGAAGATCAGTTCGATGATCGGGCCCCCGACACCTGACGGGGTAATGATGATCGGCGGCGGCACGACGTAGCTGAGCAGCGAATCCGGCACGGGCACAAGCGCGATATCGTCCAACTGGTCATACGTCACTGTGACGGGTTGGCCGTACGCACGCGGCCGGACCAGGTCGATCCCGCCGGCGTCGACAACTTCATCGGTCAGCTCGACGTCGTAGTCGATGGTCAGCGTAAATCCGGGTGGGAGGATGATCTCGGCGTCGGTATCGGGGTTGATGTAGGTCAAGCCGTACAGGTTGACGATCTCCATCCGCCGGCCAACACGGCCGAGGTCGATCGTGCGCAGGACGAGGGTCGACTGCAAACGCATCGGTACGCTGTTGATCACTAGGTCGACCGAGACCTCGCGGGGGGCTTGCACGTACAGCAGCGAGTCGACGGTCGCGCATGCGGCAGTCTCGCTGCGTGTACGGAAGAAGAAGGCCTGCATCGGCGCCAGTTGGCCCGGCGCAAGGGATGGCAGGACATCGAGGTCGTTGGACTCTAGTATGTCGGATTGCACCCAGCCGGGCGCATCGTCAACCGAGACGCGCACCCAACGCCCGTCGGCGCTGATCGCATCGGCCAACACACCCTGCCCTTCTACGACCGTTCCGATGACGTCGCTCTCGTCGGGCGATGCCAATGTTGACCGCCGCAGTTCGCCACTGCCGATCGCGACGAGCGCGACAGGCAGTTCGATTGGCGCGAACGCTTCTTCGCTCTTCACGCCGTTGGCGATCTCGACCGCGCCCAGCCCAAGCACCAGCACGTCGTGCGGCGAACCGGTCGGAAGGCTAGCGTAGAGGCGCGTTACGAGGACGCCCCATGAATCCAGCTCGACAATGTCAGCGATCGATTGTGCGTCGACGCGAACCGGAGTCGAAAGCAGCGCATCGCGGCTCAGGGTGGCAAGATCGGACGTGCCGACGTCGGCGACATCCGGCGCAACCGAGGCATAACAGGCGGTCCCGACCGTAGTCTGGGCGCACTCTACCCCGGCCTGAGTCAGGAGGTCGACGTAGGACGCCGTGCATGCGGACGGGCGCTGTGCGGCGGCAGGCCACGCGGCCACGAGGACAAAAGGGAGGATCAGCAAAACAAGAGTGAAAGCGCGTCTTCGGTTCATCCTGTACTCTCCTAAGAGCCCACACAGGTGCTTGACGCCACGACTAGCGATAGTACACCGTACTGCGTGGATGGGATTAAGTGGGATTATAGCCATAATGTACTAACCGCAACAGTGTTTGAGGATATTGCTCTAACAACAAGCGAGGTTGCGCTGATGCGCAAAATAACATTACATCTCGTATGTATGGGGCCAGAGATGGTATAACCGTCGTCGCGCTGCGATCACACCCTGTCTTTGGCTATGCCGGACAGCCGACAGCGCACCGTCCTAGATGCGTTGTTACCATCAATCGGAGCGTCGGATTGGAACTTAACCAGTATCTCCGTCTGATTCGCAAGTGGTTGTGGCTTATCCTGTTGGCCGCGTTTGTCGGCGGTGGCCTGTCATTTGTGATCAACGTGCGGCGCCCGCCGTCGTATCAGGCCGAAGCGACGGTCGCCATCGGGCGCTTCATCGAAAGCCCCAACCCGAATTCGTCGGAGATCTACATCGGCTTCGACCTCGCGGTCACGTATGCGCAGCTTGCGACCACCTTCAACGTGATGCAAGGCGCGGTAAATACCCTCGACTTGGACATCGCCCCGGAAGACCTGGCGGGCGTCATCACAACGCGTGTCATCAGCGGTACGTCGCTGCTGGTGATCGGTGTGACGTGGGACGACCCGGTGCTGGCGGCCGACATCGCCAACACGGTCGCCGAGCAGTTGATCGCGCAGAGCCCGACCAATTTGACTCCGGAACAGCTTGAGCAAATCGCGTTTCTGAACCTGCAAATTCAGGACCTGACCCAGCAGGTACGCGACAGCCGGGACCAACTGGCGACCCTCAACGGCCGGATTTCCGCCGCCGAGACCGAGCAGGACGTCGAGCGGCTGACTGCCCAGCGCAACGCGATCATCCAGCAAATCAACGAGGCGCAGTCTACGATTGCCTCGTTCACCGATACGATTGCGTCGCTGCAGCAGCGCACAAACGCCATCGACATCGTCGAGCGCGCCCGCGTCCCTGCCGGGCCAAGCGGATCGCGCATCGAGACGTCCGTCATCCTCGGCGCTTTCGTCGGCGCGTTTCTGGCCTTCGGCGTCGCGCTGCTAATCGAATACCTCGACGACTCGATCCGGTCGACCGAAGAGTCGGCGCAGCTGCTGGCACTGCCCGTCCTCGGCGCGATCGTGCGACTGGGCCGGCGCACACGCAAGTATCCGGACATGTTGGTGACGAGCCAACCGTCGCTCTCGCCGTTTGTCGAGGGCTACCGCACGACCCGCGCAAATCTGTTGTTCATGCGCTCGGCGGCCCGCAAACGCACATACATCATCACCAGTGCCCAGCCTCAGGAAGGCAAGACCGTAACGGCGGTCAACATCGCGGCCACGATCGCGCAGTCGGGGCTGCGTGTGCTGCTGATCGACGCCGACCTGCGCCGGCCGCGCGTGCATGAGATGCTCGGGCTGGAGAATCAGGTGGGCCTGACGACGCTGCTCTTCGACGACCCGGTTGCGTCCGAAGTCATCAAGTCGGGCGAAGACGCCGGGCTGACGCCGGCGTTCTTGCAGTGTCTGCAGCCCAGCGGGGTCCCGGGCCTGCGCGTGATGACAAGCGGTTTCGTGCCGTCCAACCCGTCCGAGGTGCTCGGCTCCCGCACGATGCGCAGTTGGTTCGAGGTGATGTACAACGCGGCCGCCATCGACGCGATCGTGATCGACACGCCGCCATGCCTTGCTGCAGCAGACAGCATGGTCCTTGCCGTGAGCTCAGGCGGCAGTGTCGTGATCGTGTTAGATGCTGGAACGACCCGGCGTGGGGCGGCCGTGCGCGCGAAGGAGCAGTTCACCAAATTGGGCATCGAGCCGGCTGGGGTGATCGTCAACCGTCTCAACCCGCGCGACGAAGAGTACGGCTACTACTACGGCTACTATACGTCCGACAAGCCCAACACCCAGTCGCGGCGCCCGGACACGATGTCCAAACGGCCGGACACGCTGTCACGGCGGCCGGCTGCACCGGAGACGCAAGCCGGACGGTAAGCGCGCACAAGCCCGCAGCACATGACGAGGCCGCCTTGATTGGCGGCCTCGTGCGTTCCGTGTAGCGATCTGCGTTGGATTACTTCGGCGCGGGGACCGGCAGCAATGCCGGCGTCTCGCCCCCGAAGTTCACCTCGCCGAACAGTGGGATGTTGACCGGACCGCGCAGGCTCTCGCCGACGCGCAGGGCAGCGACGACAACGCCGTCGACCTCGATGAAGTCGCCGTTGTCCGTATCTTTGTTCTTGAACTTCAAGACGGCTTTGACCGGCTTGAGGTTGGCGGGAACGACCGCGGTCAGGTTCGGCTCGGTGTTCTGATCATCGGTCACAAAGAACACGTATTTCTGCTTGTTGCCGAACGCGTCGCGTAGGACGAGTTTCGCCTGCAGGTTGGGCAGGCCGGACACGTCGTTCAGGCTGGGCTGGAACCGGATGACATCACCCGCCTTGACCTTGACATCGGACAGGTCGACCGATGTCTTGAGCACCGTGTTCTCTCCCGCGCCCGAACTGATGAACGTGAACGAGCAGATGTACGGCGGCGCGGCGTCACAGCCGACATCGTCGCCGGCAGCGTTCTTGACTGTCCAGCCCGCAAGGCTGGGAGCGGCGCTGGAAGTGCCTTCGGTCAAGCCGACTGAGAAGTTGTAGTTAGGTGGCATCAGGTAGGCGATACCGGTAAAGGTGATAAACGTGCTTGACGTGCCTTGCGGCTGGCCGACGATGCCAATCCGGAGGTAATACTCACCGGGGTTGAGCGTCGCTAGCGATCGATTTGAGCGCAATTTCGAGGCAATCGCGTATGCCCGACAGTTAGTGCTTCAGCAATACCAGCTATTCCCATTCCTAGCCAACTGGATTAAGTCAAACCAGATCGATGGCGCTGCGCCCCGCAGACCTCGGACCATACGACCTCCGAGAATGACTCACATCGGTCACACTTTTCGAAGAGTCAAGGCGAAACTGCTTTCAATTAAACGTCGGTTCGATTAGTGGCATGCCCCCGTACATTTCGGTAGTAATTTGTACTTTCAATCGAGTAGACCTCTTACGGAAGGCTCTGGAGAGTCTCTCAAGACAAGATTGTGATGCCAATCGGTACGAGGTTATCGTCGTTGACAACAACTCGACAGACCTCACAGGTGAAATGGTGAGAAGCTGCTCTGCGCCGTTCGATGTACGCTACGTATTGGAGACGACGCAGGGCCTCTCCCACGCACGCAATCGAGGATGGAGAGAGGCACAGGGCGAATATATCGCCTATCTCGATGACGATGCGATCGCACCGCCGCATTGGCTGAGCCTTGCATCACAGATCATTGAGGCGCATAGGCCCGCGATGTTCGGTGGTCCAGTGCGTGAATTCACCGAGAAGGATCCGCCATTCTGGTACAAGCCATCTTACATGGTAGCTCTCGATCTAGACGAACCCCAAGTCCTCGGACCGACATATCTAGTTGTTGGATGTAATATGTTTTGCTCGAGGCGGATACTCGAACTTACTGGGGGATTCCACCCCGACCTTGGAATGCTTGGCAATCGAATCGGCTACGCGGAGGAAGACTTTCTCCAAAGCCAAATCAGATCGTTAGGCGGAGACAATGTTATCTTTGGACATCCTAACCTGTATATAGGGCATCTTGTTCGGTCGGAAAAGCTTACGTGGCATTGGATCATGCGCGATGCATGGTCGAAGGGGCGATATGCATGGAGACATCGAACACTTCAGTCAGGCGTTACTGTTATCACGCTTTCTTCGAGAGCAGCCCATTTCCGCTCGGCTGTGTTCAACACACTGAAGGCACTTTACGCAGCGGGTATAGGCGTATGGTTTCGCGACACAGGCCGATTTCAGTTTCCTCAGAACTACTT
It contains:
- a CDS encoding HNH endonuclease gives rise to the protein MRERARGCCEYCRLASDSAPVRFHVDHIIPVKHGGTDAMDNLCLACFSCNAYIRHDLAGFDPDRGQVARLSDPRASQWTDHFRLELDMRILGLTPHGRATVRVLQFNLQERIESRQELALTGEYPC
- a CDS encoding low molecular weight phosphotyrosine protein phosphatase — encoded protein: MIRILFVCYANICRSPMAEAIMRHLVAEAGLSDRILVDSAGTNVFEPDAPAYDLVEDVLQRNRIPVDSAARQVLFEDLHTFDYVLAMDRRNLAFLLRNAASAKAEVRQFLHDAYNRDLVDHVEVEDPYPYGDFEYTFEVIHTGCRVLLEQIRAKHGL
- a CDS encoding polysaccharide biosynthesis tyrosine autokinase: MELNQYLRLIRKWLWLILLAAFVGGGLSFVINVRRPPSYQAEATVAIGRFIESPNPNSSEIYIGFDLAVTYAQLATTFNVMQGAVNTLDLDIAPEDLAGVITTRVISGTSLLVIGVTWDDPVLAADIANTVAEQLIAQSPTNLTPEQLEQIAFLNLQIQDLTQQVRDSRDQLATLNGRISAAETEQDVERLTAQRNAIIQQINEAQSTIASFTDTIASLQQRTNAIDIVERARVPAGPSGSRIETSVILGAFVGAFLAFGVALLIEYLDDSIRSTEESAQLLALPVLGAIVRLGRRTRKYPDMLVTSQPSLSPFVEGYRTTRANLLFMRSAARKRTYIITSAQPQEGKTVTAVNIAATIAQSGLRVLLIDADLRRPRVHEMLGLENQVGLTTLLFDDPVASEVIKSGEDAGLTPAFLQCLQPSGVPGLRVMTSGFVPSNPSEVLGSRTMRSWFEVMYNAAAIDAIVIDTPPCLAAADSMVLAVSSGGSVVIVLDAGTTRRGAAVRAKEQFTKLGIEPAGVIVNRLNPRDEEYGYYYGYYTSDKPNTQSRRPDTMSKRPDTLSRRPAAPETQAGR
- a CDS encoding glycosyltransferase family 2 protein — translated: MPPYISVVICTFNRVDLLRKALESLSRQDCDANRYEVIVVDNNSTDLTGEMVRSCSAPFDVRYVLETTQGLSHARNRGWREAQGEYIAYLDDDAIAPPHWLSLASQIIEAHRPAMFGGPVREFTEKDPPFWYKPSYMVALDLDEPQVLGPTYLVVGCNMFCSRRILELTGGFHPDLGMLGNRIGYAEEDFLQSQIRSLGGDNVIFGHPNLYIGHLVRSEKLTWHWIMRDAWSKGRYAWRHRTLQSGVTVITLSSRAAHFRSAVFNTLKALYAAGIGVWFRDTGRFQFPQNYLFEKLRVYLFMIGYHFGAATSRARDSKRPNLLNLV